In Priestia megaterium NBRC 15308 = ATCC 14581, the following proteins share a genomic window:
- a CDS encoding HPP family protein, with product MNSSPKASAKEDISYTQSYFSKMITTARSPLKIDVKDAVTGLVGGTVSILLLAILTQLTSSPWLMAPFGASCVLAFGLWNAPLSQPRNIIGGHLVATLVGLTIYHLFGNNPYTLGIGVGLAIFFMMLTKTTHPPAGADPIVVILGASSWNYIINPVLIGSIVIVIVALLINNVRSNRSYPTYWI from the coding sequence ATGAATAGTTCACCTAAAGCGTCGGCAAAAGAAGACATTTCATATACGCAATCATATTTTTCTAAAATGATAACGACCGCGAGAAGCCCTTTAAAAATTGACGTAAAAGATGCAGTTACAGGCTTAGTCGGTGGAACGGTTAGTATTTTACTTCTAGCTATACTGACTCAGCTTACATCAAGCCCTTGGCTTATGGCCCCTTTTGGAGCCAGCTGTGTATTAGCATTTGGACTTTGGAACGCTCCTCTATCGCAGCCCAGAAATATTATTGGAGGGCATTTAGTAGCGACTTTGGTGGGGTTAACCATCTATCATTTATTCGGTAATAACCCTTACACTTTAGGGATAGGAGTCGGCCTAGCCATTTTCTTTATGATGCTTACAAAAACAACTCACCCACCCGCAGGAGCAGACCCCATTGTTGTGATCTTGGGCGCTTCTTCTTGGAATTATATTATCAATCCCGTTTTAATAGGATCGATTGTAATTGTAATCGTTGCCCTTCTTATAAATAACGTACGAAGTAACAGGTCGTATCCTACCTACTGGATATAA